A DNA window from Camelina sativa cultivar DH55 chromosome 17, Cs, whole genome shotgun sequence contains the following coding sequences:
- the LOC104759429 gene encoding UPF0725 protein At3g44770-like — protein MPAFLSEPPEDAADDDAMRFYEVPDMDIDKYDWLLLYAEFALFHVCEKAGSHSFLPKEIEMKKVLVETLETHVEPSLKLKSMNAIFHISFRTNSYDPTFVVRRTTDRVPGHMFLEVDCRKETGRCFSRQVEDQ, from the coding sequence ATGCCTGCTTTTTTGTCGGAGCCACCAGAAGatgctgctgatgatgatgctATGAGATTCTACGAGGTTCCGGACATGGACATTGATAAATATGATTGGCTTCTTCTATATGCCGAGTTTGCACTTTTCCATGTTTGCGAAAAGGCTGGATCTCATTCTTTCCTGCCAAAGGAGATTGAGATGAAGAAGGTACTTGTGGAAACCCTAGAAACTCATGTCGAGCCGTCTCTGAAGCTCAAGTCTATGAATGCTATCTTCCACATCAGCTTCAGGACCAACAGTTACGACCCCACTTTTGTAGTAAGGAGAACTACTGATCGGGTTCCAGGACATATGTTCCTCGAAGTCGATTGCCGCAAAGAAACGGGACGTTGCTTCTCTCGACAAGTTGAGGATCAATAG